One Gossypium hirsutum isolate 1008001.06 chromosome A11, Gossypium_hirsutum_v2.1, whole genome shotgun sequence genomic window carries:
- the LOC107898646 gene encoding IST1 homolog, whose protein sequence is MGRKLDALLGRNFKASKFKTLAKLAISRIGILKNQHQVRCTHARSDVIELLNLGQHEQALLRVEHLIREQNMVDAFTIMETYCNLLIERVMLIQKNKECPDELKEAASTLMFASSRCGEFPELLHIRGVFSSTFGKEFVVRAIELRNNCSVNPKVIQKLSKLRPSLESKLKLLQEIATKKGITLHLEEMAVEVRNLTESANDLPVGKDMDESLSESMKARKKYRDVADAAQEAFVSAAYAAAAARAAVELSRIEPQDFDSPNNAMARSEDLELNEIEETRQSLCRERTVSRSSSDSDADLSGEESDGEKAKQEPHRQPHELSYEITQSDEVNEDESKLGYQSSKLKNTESFEEHLNSRMDKKWVSMRTRRD, encoded by the exons ATGGGGAGGAAATTGGATGCTTTGCTTGGAAGAAACTTCAAGGCTTCCAAGTTTAAAACTCTGGCCAAGCTTGCTATTTCTCGGATCGGTATCTTGAAGAACCAGCATCAAGTCCGGTGTACCCATGCCCGGTCCGATGTGATTGAACTCCTTAACCTCGGTCAACATGAACAAGCCCTTCTTCGTGTAGAGCATTTGATTAGAGAACAGAATATGGTGGATGCATTTACTATCATGGAAACCTACTGTAATTTGTTGATAGAGAGGGTCATGCTGATTCAAAAGAACAA GGAATGTCCTGATGAGCTTAAAGAGGCAGCATCGACCTTGATGTTTGCATCATCAAGGTGTGGTGAATTCCCTGAGCTTCTTCACATTCGTGGGGTTTTTTCATCGACTTTcgggaaagaatttgtggttcGTGCCATTGAATTACGCAACAATTGCAGTGTGAATCCCAAGGTGATACAAAAGCTTTCAAAACTGCGGCCAAGCTTAGAAAGCAAGTTAAAATTGCTCCAGGAGATTGCTACGAAAAAGGGTATCACCTTGCATTTGGAGGAGATGGCTGTAGAGGTGAGGAACTTAACTGAGTCGGCCAACGATTTGCCTGTAGGAAAAGACATGGATGAAAGCTTAAGTGAGTCAATGAAAGCAAGGAAAAAGTACAGAGATGTGGCAGATGCTGCTCAAGAGGCTTTCGTATCAGCAGCTTATGCAGCAGCAGCAGCACGAGCAGCTGTGGAGCTCTCAAGAATTGAACCCCAAGACTTTGATTCTCCAAATAATGCCATGGCCCGAAGCGAAGACCTGGAGCTGAACGAAATAGAAGAGACTAGACAAAGTTTATGCAGAGAAAGGACAGTTTCTAGATCAAGTTCAGATTCGGATGCAGACCTTTCAGGTGAGGAAAGTGATGGGGAGAAGGCAAAACAGGAGCCACACAGACAGCCCCATGAGTTGAGCTATGAGATTACCCAAAGTGATGAAGTCAATGAGGATGAAAGCAAGTTGGGATATCAATCTTCAAAGCTGAAGAACACTGAAAGCTTTGAAGAGCATTTGAATTCACGTATGGACAAAAAATGGGTGTCGATGAGGACTAGAAGGGATTAG